The following are from one region of the Camelus dromedarius isolate mCamDro1 chromosome 16, mCamDro1.pat, whole genome shotgun sequence genome:
- the SGCA gene encoding alpha-sarcoglycan has translation MAATLIWIPLLVGLLAGLVGTEAQETTLHPLVGRVFVHTLDHEAFLRLAEHVAVPPSVPVTYHAHLQGHPDLPRWLRYTQRSPHHPGFLYGTATPEDRGRQVIEVTAYNRDSFDTTQQSLVLLIGDPEGPLLPYQAEFLVRSHDVEEVLPSTPASRFLTALRGLWEPGELQLLNITSALDRGGRVPLPIEGRKEGVYIKVGSASPFSTCLKMVASPDSHARCAQSQPPLLSCYDTLAPHFRVDWCNVSLVDKSVPEPVDEVPTPGDGILEHDLFFCPPTEATARDFLTDALITLLVPLLVALLLTLLLAYVMCCRREGRLKRDQATSDIQMVHHCTIRGNTEELRQMAASRDVPRPLSTLPMFNVRTGERLPPQVDSAQVPLILDQH, from the exons ATGGCAGCCACGCTAATCTGGATTCCTCTCCTTGTAG GTCTCCTGGCAGGGCTGGTGGGCACCGAGGCCCAGGAGACCACCCTGCACCCGCTTGTGGGCCGCGTCTTTGTACACACCCTGGACCATGAGGCCTTCCTGCGCCTTGCTGAGCATGTCG CTGTCCCACCCTCTGTCCCTGTCACCTACCATGCCCACCTCCAGGGACACCCAGACCTGCCCCGGTGGCTCCGCTACACCCAGCGAAGCCCCCATCACCCTGGCTTCCTCTACGGCACCGCCACCCCAGAAGATCGTGGACGCCAGGTCATCGAG GTCACAGCCTACAATCGGGACAGCTTCGACACCACCCAGCAGAGTCTGGTGCTATTGATTGGGGATCCAGAAG gccccctgctGCCATACCAGGCTGAGTTCCTGGTGCGCAGCCATGATGTGGAGGAGGTGCTGCCCTCAACACCTGCCAGCCGTTTCCTCACAGCCCTGAGAGGGCTCTGGGAGCCTGGGGAGCTCCAGCTGCTCAACATCACCTCTGCCTTGGACCGTGGGGGCCGAGTTCCCCTTCCTATCGAGGGCCGCAAAGAAGG GGTGTACATCAAGGTGGGCTCTGCCTCACCCTTCTCCACCTGCCTGAAGATGGTGGCATCCCCTGACAGCCACGCTCGCTGTGCCCAGagccagcctcctcttctgtcctgcTATGACACCTTGGCACCTCACTTCCGCGTTGACTGGTGCAATGTGTCCCTG GTGGATAAATCAGTTCCAGAGCCTGTAGACGAGGTACCCACTCCAGGCGATGGCATTCTGGAGCACGACCTGTTCTTCTGCCCTCCCACCGAGGCCACAGCCCGAGACTTCCTGACCGATGCACTGATCACCCTCCTGGTGCCCCTGCTGGTGGCTCTGCTGCTTACCCTGCTGCTGGCCTATGTCATGTGCTGCCGGCGGGAAGGACG GCTGAAGAGAGATCAAGCCACCTCTGA CATCCAGATGGTCCACCACTGCACCATTCGAGGGAACACAGAGGAGCTGCGACAGATGGCAGCTAGCCGAGACGTACCCCGGCCACTCTCCACCCTGCCTATGTTCAACGTGCGCACCGGTGAGCGGCTGCCCCCCCAGGTGGACAGCGCCCAGGTGCCCCTCATCCTGGACCAGCACTGA